A stretch of the Clostridium fungisolvens genome encodes the following:
- the yqfD gene encoding sporulation protein YqfD has translation MDFKKYSKGIVKLEVKVLYPEKFINLLWKNGILAKNIQKIDISTITIEVELNDYNAVLECAKKVKARVKVIGRKGITFLLLRMKKRGTLMAGAVLFLAILFYLSTYIWSVQVDTGKYLSPYEIRQQLARLGIKPGVRKSLVDFRDLEKKLEDGNGEIMWVRARIEGSTLKIKVEEKINPPEIVKNVNENDVVAKMDGEVVRVYTTSGTAAVNQGELVKKGQVLIKGIQGKEGAEYKVNADGKVLANTFYEKIIELQVSGNVEERTGNKQEDLYIELFGKKIYLKKPTKEFSDYDKIENKGKILNKVVYYEKSSKPISEDKESMIEKASNTLYDAIMKDIDKQGKFVKKLVNTEDIGEGKIRLKVAVVIEQNIAMKP, from the coding sequence ATGGATTTTAAAAAGTACAGTAAAGGTATAGTAAAGCTTGAGGTTAAGGTTTTATATCCTGAGAAATTTATAAATCTTTTATGGAAAAATGGTATACTTGCTAAAAATATTCAAAAGATAGATATTTCAACTATAACTATTGAGGTAGAATTAAATGATTATAATGCAGTCTTAGAATGTGCCAAAAAAGTAAAGGCGCGAGTTAAAGTGATAGGTAGAAAAGGAATTACATTTTTACTTTTAAGGATGAAAAAAAGAGGCACATTGATGGCGGGGGCAGTTCTATTTTTAGCAATATTATTTTATCTCTCAACATACATATGGAGTGTTCAGGTTGACACTGGTAAGTATTTATCACCTTATGAAATAAGACAACAGTTGGCAAGGCTTGGTATTAAACCAGGGGTAAGGAAGTCTTTAGTAGATTTTAGAGATTTGGAAAAGAAACTGGAAGATGGAAATGGGGAGATAATGTGGGTGAGAGCTAGAATAGAAGGATCAACTTTGAAGATTAAAGTTGAGGAAAAAATAAACCCTCCAGAGATAGTAAAAAACGTTAATGAAAATGATGTTGTAGCAAAAATGGATGGAGAAGTAGTTAGAGTTTATACGACCTCTGGTACTGCGGCGGTTAATCAAGGAGAATTAGTAAAAAAGGGACAAGTTCTTATAAAGGGGATACAAGGAAAAGAAGGTGCTGAATATAAAGTGAATGCTGATGGAAAAGTTCTTGCAAACACTTTCTACGAGAAAATAATTGAGTTGCAGGTAAGTGGAAATGTAGAAGAAAGGACTGGTAATAAACAGGAAGATTTATATATTGAATTGTTCGGTAAGAAAATTTATCTAAAAAAACCTACAAAAGAATTTAGTGACTATGATAAAATAGAAAATAAGGGTAAAATATTAAATAAAGTAGTATATTATGAGAAAAGTTCTAAACCTATAAGTGAAGACAAGGAGAGTATGATAGAAAAGGCCTCAAATACTTTATATGATGCTATAATGAAGGATATTGATAAACAAGGTAAGTTTGTAAAAAAACTAGTAAACACAGAGGATATTGGAGAGGGAAAGATTAGACTTAAAGTAGCTGTAGTCATAGAACAGAATATAGCTATGAAACCATAA